GCGTTACGGCAAAGGCACGGATCACTTCGGTGACCGGCGCATCGGCGTGATCTGGCACACCCAGGGCAGCGGCAAGAGCCTGCTCATGGCCTATTTCGCCGGCAAGGTGATCCGCCACCCGGATATGGAGAATCCCACCCTGGTGGTGATCACGGATCGCAACGACCTGGACGAGCAGTTGTTCGGCACTTTCGCCTCCTGCATGGAATTGCTGCGCCAGAAACCGGTCCAGGCGGACAGCCGGGCCCATCTTCGTACTCTGCTGCAAGTGCCCTCCGGCGGCGTGGTGTTTACCACCATTCAGAAATTCTTTCCCGAAGAAAAGGGTAATGATTATCCCCAGTTGTCCGACCGGTCCAACATCGTGGTGATCGCCGACGAGGCCCACCGCAGCCATTACGACTTTATCGACGGCTTCGCCCGCTTCATGCACGATGCCCTGCCCAATGCCTCCTTTATCGGCTTCACCGGCACTCCCGTGGAACTGCATGACCGAAATACCCCGGCTGTGTTCGGCCATTACATCGATCAATACGACATCCTGCGGTCTGTGGAAGACGGCGCCACGGTGCCCATCTACTACGAGAGTCGTCTGGCCAAGATCGAGTTGCTGGAAAGGGAAAAGCCGCGTATCGATCCGGACTTTGAAGAGATCACCGAGGGCGAGGAGGAGTCGGAAAAGCAGCGCTTGCGCACCAAATGGGCCGCCACGGAAGCCATGGTGGGAACGGAAAAGCGCATTGCCCAGGTGGCCCGCGACCTGGTAACCCATTTCGAAGCACGCCTGGCCGCCATGAATGGCAAGGCCATGATCGTGTGCATGAGTCGGCGCATCTGTGTTGAGATGTACAACGCCATCGCGAATCTCAGGCCCGAATGGCATCACCCGGATGACGACAGGGGTTTCATGAAGATCGTGATGTCGGGTTCCGCAACGGACAAACTGGACTGGCAGCCGCATATCCGCAGCAAGGAGCGTCGGGAAGCCCTGGCCAAGCGCTTCAAGGATGCGGATGAGCCCTTCCGGATCGTGATCGTGCGCGATATGTGGTTGACCGGCTTTGACTGCCCTCCTCTGCACACCATGTACATTGACAAACCCATGCGCGGGCATGGCCTGATGCAGGCCATTGCCCGGGTGAACCGGGTGTATGGCGACAAGCCGGGCGGCCTGGTGGTGGACTATATCGGCCTGGCCGATCAGTTGAAACGAGCTTTGGCGCAA
The sequence above is a segment of the Candidatus Aminicenantes bacterium genome. Coding sequences within it:
- a CDS encoding type I restriction endonuclease subunit R; this translates as MAATLSACGIDTEPDKLYARFRQPDAGDALQGKDVVPRYGKGTDHFGDRRIGVIWHTQGSGKSLLMAYFAGKVIRHPDMENPTLVVITDRNDLDEQLFGTFASCMELLRQKPVQADSRAHLRTLLQVPSGGVVFTTIQKFFPEEKGNDYPQLSDRSNIVVIADEAHRSHYDFIDGFARFMHDALPNASFIGFTGTPVELHDRNTPAVFGHYIDQYDILRSVEDGATVPIYYESRLAKIELLEREKPRIDPDFEEITEGEEESEKQRLRTKWAATEAMVGTEKRIAQVARDLVTHFEARLAAMNGKAMIVCMSRRICVEMYNAIANLRPEWHHPDDDRGFMKIVMSGSATDKLDWQPHIRSKERREALAKRFKDADEPFRIVIVRDMWLTGFDCPPLHTMYIDKPMRGHGLMQAIARVNRVYGDKPGGLVVDYIGLADQLKRALAQYTNSGGKGTPAIDLEEAVAVMKEKFEVVVAMYHGFDFKPHLTARGAERLRGVAAAMNHILTLHDGRARYLAEVTALSRAFALATPHEATRLIRDEVGFFQEVRAGLAKITEGGGKTPEELDAAVRQLVSRAVSSNEVVDVFSILGVKKPDISILSDQFLNEVRDMPHRNLALEALRKLLMDEIKSRSRRNVVQARSFAEMLEQAVRKYQNRTLEAAEVIEELIKLAKQMREAQRRGEELGLSDDEVAFYDALEVNDSAVKVLGDETLKLIARELVDTVRRNVTIDWNVRENARAHIRVIVKRILRKYGYPPDKQEKATRTVLQQAEVLCQEWMTA